The DNA segment ATTGCGGATTGTCTAACTTTTTTTCTTCATTTTTGTTTTGTAAAAAATTTTCTGAAAATTCATTCATCTTTGAATTAAGAAATTTTTCATATTCATTTCTCTTTGTATCTTGATTATTAAATTGAAGAGTTTGAAAAATAACAGTAGCTGTAATTATTATAAAAAGAGATAAAAAAATAATTGATATTTTTTTCATTTTTAATATGTTAATGTGAGTAGATATTTGTATATTTTAAGATTGAAGAACATAAAAAAGTTGCATTAAACTTACCTGTTTAATATATTCCCGTGAATTCGTAACAGAACATTTAACGACCTGACAGTCAGGGCTCGATTTGAGAAACAATTTTATTTAAATGTCTAATATTATAAAGAGTCAAACCCTCGCTTGCCGGGTTAAAAATATTTCAAGGATAATCCCTGTTAAATAAGATAAACCAAAGTTAAATTACCCTACGAATTTTTGTGAATAAATTATTTTCTTTTGCAATATCTGTTTTTATAAATACTTTTGCATCCGGCGGAAAGATTTGATTGATTGCAACCGCAATAAAAAATGCTAAAACATTAGCTTTTCAATCGTATCTGTTTCCTCCTATATTTTTTAATCTAAATTTTAAATTTTTATGTCATATTTTTTCACATCAGAATCAGTTTCTGAAGGACATCCCGATAAAATTTCGGACCAAATCTCGGATGCATTATTAGACGAATTCCTAAAACAAGACCCGGAATCAAAAGTTGCTTGTGAAACAGTAGTTACAACCGGTTTAACCATATTGGTCGGAGAAGTTAAAACCAATGCATGGGTTGATCTTCAACAAACTGCCAGACAAGTTATCAAAGATATTGGTTATACAAAAGGGGAATACAAATTTGAGTATGAATCTTGTGCAGTAATGTCCTCAATACATGGTCAATCACCTGACATTAATCAAGGAGTAGTAAGAGCAAAAGAAGAAGATCAAGGTGCGGGAGATCAGGGAATGATGTTTGGTTATGCAGTTAATGAAACCGAAGACCTTATGCCTTTGCCAATTGATCTCTCACATAAATTGCTCATTGAACTTGCCGATATTCGTAAAGAAGGTAAGAAAATGACATATTTACGTCCTGATTCAAAATCACAAGTTACAGTTGAATATGATGAAAATAATAAACCTGTAAGAATTGATACAATTGTTATTTCAACCCAACATGATGACTTTGTGCAACCGGATAATAACAAATCCCAAAAAGAAGCAGATGATGAAATGTTGAAAACCATCTATGAAGATGTAAAGAACATTCTTATACCTTTAGTAAAAGAAAAACTTCCGCAATCAATCAATGAATTATTCAAAGGAGATTTTAAATTATTCGTCAATCCTACGGGAAAATTTGTAATTGGCGGACCCCACGGAGATTCCGGTTTAACGGGAAGAAAAATTATTGTTGATACATACGGAGGTAAGGGCGCTCACGGCGGAGGTGCGTTTTCAGGAAAAGATTCCTCTAAAGTAGATCGTTCAGCAGCATATGCTACACGTCACATAGCAAAAAACCTTGTTGCTGCCGGAGTTGCCGATGAAGTTCTTATACAAGTAGCTTATGCAATTGGGGTTGCCGATCCTGTAGGACTTCACGTTGAAACATACGGAACATCAAAAGTAAACTTGCCTGACAATGAAATTGCAGATAAAATAAACGAATTATTTGATATGCGCCCTGCTGCAATCGTTAAACGATTTGGTTTAAAAAATCCTGTTTTCAGAGATACTGCTGCATACGGGCATATGGGCAGAAAACCATACACAAAAGAAGTTGTATTTTCAAAGAATGGTGCTACATATACAAAAGAAGTTGAATTTTTTGCTTGGGAAAAATTAGATGCCGTTAATAAAATAAAAGACGCATTTAACCTATAATCTGACATGTACACCAAAAATATATTTTTAAAGGTATCATTATTTTATTAATTTTGATACCTCTTTATTTTATATATCCACTATGATTCCGATAATTATTTCAGAAAAAGAAAAAATCAATAAATTATTTAAAAATCATAAAGTTGTTAAAGCATATATTTTTGGCTCAGCAATAAAAAGTGATTTTAATATTAACAGCGATATTGATTTTTTAATTACTTTTCAAGATGATCTTG comes from the Bacteroidales bacterium genome and includes:
- the metK gene encoding methionine adenosyltransferase, with the protein product MSYFFTSESVSEGHPDKISDQISDALLDEFLKQDPESKVACETVVTTGLTILVGEVKTNAWVDLQQTARQVIKDIGYTKGEYKFEYESCAVMSSIHGQSPDINQGVVRAKEEDQGAGDQGMMFGYAVNETEDLMPLPIDLSHKLLIELADIRKEGKKMTYLRPDSKSQVTVEYDENNKPVRIDTIVISTQHDDFVQPDNNKSQKEADDEMLKTIYEDVKNILIPLVKEKLPQSINELFKGDFKLFVNPTGKFVIGGPHGDSGLTGRKIIVDTYGGKGAHGGGAFSGKDSSKVDRSAAYATRHIAKNLVAAGVADEVLIQVAYAIGVADPVGLHVETYGTSKVNLPDNEIADKINELFDMRPAAIVKRFGLKNPVFRDTAAYGHMGRKPYTKEVVFSKNGATYTKEVEFFAWEKLDAVNKIKDAFNL